A genomic segment from Actinomyces lilanjuaniae encodes:
- the bsh gene encoding choloylglycine hydrolase, protein MMCTALRFSDVQGHMYFGRNLDWSQGYGQRVVVTPTGYGPRSPFGAVPEIRYPVIGMGIVVDDVPLYFDAANNQGLAVAGLNFPGYAQYATGPVGGMTSVAAYEFPLWVAAGFASVDEVEEALASTVVVDRPVNDDLPSSMLHWIIGDSTRSIVVEHTAEGLQVFHDDLDVLANQPGFAYHAENVRSYLNVVSDVPDPVTWASSRLVPYGSGGGMRGLPGDYYSPSRFVRAAYLNAHYPTKTTEEDNVSRLFHSLAGVAMIDGAARMGDGRYEITVYTGGFSSRTSTYYYSTYEDPAVRAVAMGDYDLTGTELVQVEA, encoded by the coding sequence ATGATGTGTACAGCGCTGCGCTTCTCTGACGTCCAGGGGCACATGTACTTCGGTCGCAACCTGGACTGGAGCCAGGGCTACGGCCAGCGTGTGGTCGTGACACCCACTGGTTACGGGCCCAGATCGCCTTTTGGGGCTGTCCCGGAGATCAGGTACCCGGTGATTGGCATGGGTATCGTCGTCGACGACGTCCCCCTCTACTTCGACGCCGCCAATAACCAGGGGCTGGCGGTCGCGGGACTGAACTTTCCTGGCTACGCGCAGTACGCCACTGGTCCTGTCGGCGGCATGACCAGTGTCGCCGCCTACGAGTTCCCGCTGTGGGTGGCCGCGGGCTTCGCCTCGGTTGACGAGGTCGAGGAGGCCCTGGCCAGCACGGTCGTGGTGGACCGTCCGGTCAACGATGATCTGCCCTCCTCCATGCTGCACTGGATCATCGGTGACTCCACCCGGTCGATCGTGGTGGAGCACACCGCCGAGGGCCTCCAGGTGTTCCACGACGACCTTGACGTGCTGGCGAACCAGCCTGGGTTCGCCTACCACGCCGAGAACGTCCGCAGCTATCTCAACGTGGTCAGCGACGTGCCCGACCCGGTGACGTGGGCGAGCTCCCGGCTGGTGCCCTACGGCTCGGGCGGTGGCATGCGCGGGTTGCCAGGTGACTACTACTCGCCCTCTCGGTTCGTGCGCGCCGCCTACCTGAACGCCCACTACCCGACCAAGACCACCGAGGAGGACAACGTCAGCCGTCTGTTCCACTCGCTGGCGGGGGTGGCCATGATCGACGGCGCGGCCCGTATGGGTGACGGACGCTACGAGATTACCGTCTACACCGGTGGCTTCTCCTCACGCACGAGCACCTACTACTACTCCACCTACGAGGACCCTGCGGTGCGCGCGGTGGCCATGGGTGACTACGACCTCACCGGCACGGAGCTGGTCCAGGTCGAGGCCTGA